A genome region from Nycticebus coucang isolate mNycCou1 chromosome 4, mNycCou1.pri, whole genome shotgun sequence includes the following:
- the ALDH2 gene encoding aldehyde dehydrogenase, mitochondrial, which translates to MLRAAANLGPRLGRRLLSAAATQAVPAPNQQPEVFYNQIFIDNEWHDSVSKKTFPTVNPATGEVICQVAEGDKDDVDRAVKAARAAFQLGSPWRRMDASYRGRLLNRLADLIERDRTYLAALETLDNGKPYVISYLVDLDMVLKCLRYYAGWADKYHGKTIPIDGDFFSYTRHEPVGVCGQIIPWNFPLLMQAWKLGPALATGNVVVMKVAEQTPLTALYVANLIKEAGFPPGVVNIVPGFGPTAGAAIASHEDVDKVAFTGSTEIGRLIQVAAGNSNLKRVTLELGGKSPNIIMSDADMDWAVEQAHFALFFNQGQCCCAGSRTFVQEDVYDEFVERSVARAKSRVVGNPFDSKTEQGPQVDETQFKKILGYINSGKQEGAKLLCGGGPAADRGYYIQPTVFGDVKDGMTIAKEEIFGPVMQILKFKTIEEVVGRANNSKYGLAAAVFTKDLDKANYLSQALQAGTVWINCYDVFGAQSPFGGYKMSGSGRELGEYGLQAYTEVKTVTVKVPQKNS; encoded by the exons ATCTTCATAGACAACGAATGGCATGACTCTGTCAGCAAGAAAACATTCCCCACAGTCAATCCGGCTACTGGAGAGGTCATCTGTCAGGTAGCTGAAGGGGACAAG GACGATGTGGACAGGGCAGTAAAGGCTGCCCGGGCTGCCTTCCAGCTGGGCTCACCCTGGCGCCGCATGGATGCATCCTACAGGGGCCGGTTGCTGAACCGCCTGGCTGATCTGATAGAGCGAGACCGAACCTACCTGGCG GCCTTGGAGACCCTGGACAACGGCAAGCCTTATGTCATCTCCTACTTGGTGGATTTGGACATGGTTCTCAAATGTCTTCG gtattatGCCGGCTGGGCAGATAAGTACCATGGGAAAACCATTCCCATTGATGGGGACTTCTTCAGCTACACCCGCCATGAACCAGTGGGAGTGTGTGGGCAGATCATCCCA TGGAACTTCCCACTCCTGATGCAAGCCTGGAAACTGGGCCCAGCCCTGGCAACTGGAAATGTGGTTGTGATGAAGGTAGCTGAGCAGACGCCTCTCACTGCCCTCTATGTGGCCAACTTGATCAAGGAG GCTGGCTTTCCCCCTGGCGTGGTCAATATTGTTCCTGGATTTGGCCCCACAGCTGGGGCTGCCATCGCATCCCACGAGGATGTCGACAAAGTGGCATTCACGGGTTCCACCGAG ATAGGCCGCCTTATCCAGGTTGCTGCAGGGAACAGCAACCTCAAGAGAGTGACCCTGGAACTGGGTGGCAAGAGCCCCAACATCATCATGTCTGATGCTGATA TGGACTGGGCTGTGGAGCAGGCCCACTTCGCCTTGTTCTTCAACCAGGGCCAGTGCTGTTGTGCTGGCTCCCGGACCTTTGTGCAGGAGGACGTTTACGACGAGTTTGTGGAGCGCAGCGTCGCCCGGGCCAAGTCTCGGGTGGTTGGGAATCCCTTCGACAGCAAGACGGAACAGGGGCCACAG GTGGATGAGACTCAGTTTAAGAAGATTCTTGGCTATATCAACTCTGGGAAGCAGGAGGGGGCAAAGCTGCTGTGTGGTGGAGGGCCTGCCGCTGATCGTGGCTACTATATCCAGCCCACTGTGTTTGGAGATGTGAAAGACGGGATGACCATTGCCAAGGAAGAG ATCTTCGGGCCAGTGATGCAGATCCTGAAGTTCAAGACCATAGAGGAAGTTGTTGGGAGAGCCAACAATTCTAAGTATGGGCTGGCAGCGGCTGTCTTCACAAAGGACTTGGACAAGGCCAATTATCTGTCTCAGGCCCTCCAGGCTGGCACAGTGTG GATCAACTGCTATGATGTGTTTGGGGCCCAGTCACCATTTGGCGGCTACAAGATGTCCGGGAGTGGCCGGGAGCTGGGCGAGTATGGTCTGCAGGCGTACACCGAAGTGAAGACT GTCACAGTCAAAGTTCCACAGAAGAACTCATAA